The window CCGTGCGGGGAGAGACGGCGGCTGGACGGAGGTTGAGGCCGATAGCCGCACAATTTCAATCCACTCTCCCCGTGCGGGGAGAGACTTTGTGAAGACGATGGGCATTATGAAGAAGGCGGCATTTCAATCCACTCTCCCCGTGCGGGGAGAGACTTTCTGCATTGCCGTTTCGTGGTTACGCTCTTATTTGATTTCAATCCACTCTCCCCGTGCGGGGAGAGACTTGACTTATGATGATGTAAATTTGCCTGTAATTAATATTTCAATCCACTCTCCCCGTGCGGGGAGAGACCGAAAGTTAATGCTATCGCCAATCTTGCTATTGCTATTTCAATCCACTCTCCCCGTGCGGGGAGAGACGTGGTAAGTGCCTTGATTGCAGGTTAGGTTATGCTCGTATTTCAATCCACTCTCCCCGTGCGGGGAGAGACAGAAATTGCAAAGTTTAAAGCTGAAAAAAAGTTAATTTCAATCCACTCTCCCCGTGCGGGGAGAGACTTTTTGTGCCTAACCGACTTATATGGCAACACTGATTTCAATCCACTCTCCCCGTGCGGGGAGAGACAGCAAAAATGCACAATATTATGTCTGCATTTTTGCGAAAACTTACGATTTTCTCGTAAAAATACACCCAAATAACGCATAAACCCTGTTGTTATTCGGAAATAAGGTGTTTTTTCACCTTTTTTCTGCGCGAACCTTCCGCATTTTAATGTTTGCTTCGGGTTCGCGCTAATCAAATCATCAGCGTTCCTTCCGGCTCGTACGTTTGCTTGCACCCGAAGTGTTCAATCCTTTTCTCATACTTATCTCCAAGATAATAGAACCGCAGGCTGTCGCGCTGTGGATCCATTATGCTACAAAGTCGGGCCTGAAGCACCTTGTTCTGCGACGGGTCAAGCAAGCATTCAAAGACAGAATTCTGCACACGCTGTCCGTAATTCACACATTGCTTTGCTATCTGTCTGAGTCGCTTGCGTCCGGCGGCATCCTCTGTATTAACGTCATAAGTGATTACTACAAGCATATTATCATCTCCATAAGAAAGGCGGATATCCGTCCATATCCCCGCGAATACAACGGGCCAGCAGCAACGCCTGTACATACGGCACCAGACCCCACTGCAGCTTTTCCTCAAGGTATGGATGGGTCAGCATCTCCTTTTTTCTCTTCTGCCACTGATCGAGGAATGTGCTCCGCCCATCGCTCGTAAGCGATACCGCCCCGCTCTCCCGAATGAGAAAGTCCTTTTCCCCAATCACATGATTGTTTATGATGGTAAGAACGAAGCGATCTGCTATACAGGGCCGCAGTTCCTCCATTAGATCGAGCGCCAGTGATGAGCGCCCCGGCCTGTCGCGATGGAGAAATCCTACATATGCATCTAGTCCGACGCTCTCAAGCGCCGCCGCGCAGTCATGGGATAAAAGGCTGTATGCAAACGAAAGCAATGCGTTCACGGGGTCAAGGGGAGGCCTTCGGTTCCTGCCCAAAAAGGCGAATGACTCGTTCTGTCCCAGTATCATCTCGTCAAGTACGCTGAAATATGCCATGCTCCCCGTTCCCTCAAGTCCGCGAAGCGTGTCAAGCGACGTCTCCCCCATGACCGGGACAAAAAGCGTCTTTATCCTGTCGGCTGCATCACGAAGCTTGTCCACGTCCACCCGCAGTTCATGATCTCGGCGCGTTCTTAAAATGCTTGCTCTTGCATTATAAAGCTTTCCGAAAATCATTGCACGGGCAACAAGGCAACTCTGAACAGTATCGTCAGCCCATCTGTACTGCATCCTGCGAAGCAACACATTGCCGTTGTTCTCTCCGGATACTCTCGCCAGAAAGCGGCCCCGCGGCGAGCAGAACGTCAATGATATGCCGCGTCGGGCACATGCGCCCATCAAAGCAGGAGAGGCACCGGGATATGAGAAGCATATAATCCCGCTTAAAGTGTGAAGAGGAAAGCGCGAAACGACAGTTTTTTCTCTGTTCGCCACCACATTTTCGTCCTCCAGTGAAAGGTATATATCCTCCGACGTTACAAAAAGCGTATTCAAAAGATGTCTCATATATCATCCTCCATTGCTTCCTTCATGTAGCTTTTCACCGA of the Clostridia bacterium genome contains:
- the cas2 gene encoding CRISPR-associated endonuclease Cas2; the encoded protein is MLVVITYDVNTEDAAGRKRLRQIAKQCVNYGQRVQNSVFECLLDPSQNKVLQARLCSIMDPQRDSLRFYYLGDKYEKRIEHFGCKQTYEPEGTLMI
- the cas1c gene encoding type I-C CRISPR-associated endonuclease Cas1, with amino-acid sequence MRHLLNTLFVTSEDIYLSLEDENVVANREKTVVSRFPLHTLSGIICFSYPGASPALMGACARRGISLTFCSPRGRFLARVSGENNGNVLLRRMQYRWADDTVQSCLVARAMIFGKLYNARASILRTRRDHELRVDVDKLRDAADRIKTLFVPVMGETSLDTLRGLEGTGSMAYFSVLDEMILGQNESFAFLGRNRRPPLDPVNALLSFAYSLLSHDCAAALESVGLDAYVGFLHRDRPGRSSLALDLMEELRPCIADRFVLTIINNHVIGEKDFLIRESGAVSLTSDGRSTFLDQWQKRKKEMLTHPYLEEKLQWGLVPYVQALLLARCIRGDMDGYPPFLWR